ctctctagagtacgctcaagattcaagaaagagtcttaaactttgtatactggATGAGTAAGGCAAACAACAAACCGGTACTGTAAATGAggaagtttttggaaatgtttaaTGCATACatcacaatttcatttatttattctatttttctctGATATATTATTATACAATTGACTTATACATGATTGacttaattataatttataaattacatatatatgaaaaataatttatttattaaaaaattccaACATAAAGTTATGTGGGTTATCGCACGGGTTATCGCACTAGTATTATCAATTTGTGGTTGAGAAGATCAAAAGTTTAAATGTTACCAAAAAGTTTGATAATCAACCAAAGTGACTGATGGGGCCCGCAATAGGATTCCAAAGCAAATCTTAATTCCAAGTTCATGATTGTTCGATCATCACAAAGAACATTATTATCCATTTGCAATTATATGGAACAAAAATATTTAATACTTTTTCTAATGATTTTCATGATATactatcagtttttttttttttcacttttcagaAGTTTTCATTCTTATAATTGTTGTCCGTTATTTTACTTATCTTTAatatttattcttttatttgAACAATATGTTTTAGGGTATGTAATTCATGAATAAAACTGTACATATTTTTTAAGTAATATTAACGCCTACATTATTATTTATGCAAAAATTATTGTTTGCTTTTAATGAATACTTATCATCAAATATACTGAAATCAGTCAAAGGATTTAAAACATTTTTatgtttaatataaaaaatttttAAGAGCAAAAGATATGATATAATAATCAAAGTCGAGAAACAAGCCCTCTCGACAATGGGCGGGACAACGAAAAACGGAAAGAAACGAACAGACACGAAAAGCAAAAACTAAAACAGCCAACAACGATCAAAACGACCAGAATAAAAGAAAAGCGCGCCCCCAATACAAAACCAAACCACGACCATCTGAAAAGACTCCAGCCCCCACTGTACCTCTCTGTAAGAGTCTCCTGAAtgtttaatataaaattatattggttttattttcaattttttatttttattttctaattataAACAAAGCAACCACCATTGGTTGTAGAATGTTAGATAAATTAAACGAGAAAAGTCAAACAAAAAATTTGTTTAAACCAATTAGGAGAATGCCACTTCCATAACTTAAGAGGGATCTTCAAGCAATTGAATAACTTCAAGGATAATATATATAAACTTTATTCTTAATAAAAATGTATCATGCATGCATGACCAACAGTATATATAAACACAAATAAACTTGAATTATGGGCACTTTGGTCCGCCTTCTTGGGTCTTCCAGTTATTGTAGCATGGACATTCTTCCTTATGGCCATAGGTTCCTGATGGGACACATAAACATTTATTACAACATAAGTTACAGTAGGTCAAACAAGCCTTCTTGTATTGAGTGGCTGAGCAACGAACGTCGCATGCGCCAGGACATTCTGAAAAACATAATTTAGATTGGTCagcaaaattaataatttatattaatttgcGTAAAATTTTCTTATCTAActacaaataaaattaaattaaaagatagAATTAGTACGATCGGGAGTAAGTGATCCTTCACCGCCCG
This is a stretch of genomic DNA from Lotus japonicus ecotype B-129 chromosome 1, LjGifu_v1.2. It encodes these proteins:
- the LOC130731687 gene encoding gibberellin-regulated protein 12-like produces the protein MAKIIYGFLLIFAMTYVIQLVTAGGEGSLTPDQCPGACDVRCSATQYKKACLTYCNLCCNKCLCVPSGTYGHKEECPCYNNWKTQEGGPKCP